The DNA window TGACAATATGATTCTCGGGGATGGCCGCGATACAGGCTTCCAGGCTGGATGCATCACATGGTGAGGATAAGGTGCCCACGACATGTGGAAAACCATAGGCTCGTAATTCGCTGCCCGTCAGCGGTCCCAATGCATCTCCAGTTGAGCGGTCCGTACCGATACATAAAAAGGTGATTTGATCCAGCTCATAACGGCTCCGAATCTCCACAAAAAAATCGCGGAGTCCATCAGCATGAATTCTTTTGCAGCTTCCGCCTTTTCCCCTGATCAGATGAGGATCTTGAATAGACATGGCTAACGGCCCTCCCTAGCTGCCTTCGGCAGCAGTTTTCTTTTGATTTTACTGCAAAATTGACGGTAAGAAAAATCATTTTCCTGTATTGAGAGAAAAGACATGCTACAATGATTACAACTTGTTTCAAGAATAGAATCTGGAAAGGATGAAGCATCCCCATGGACTTGTCCCAAAAAAATGCTGAGAATATTGAATATATGATTGAACAGATTAAAACCAAACTGAGAATGGCCAGTGGCGCAGCGATGAATGCCTCCGCGTTCTCGATTGATCAGTATGAGGATATCCGCGATGTTTATGAACTCGTGATGAATAAATCAAATCTGAGCATTTCGGAAGTAGAAGCTCTGGTTTCAGAGCTTGGCCGGCTTCGCAGCAAGTAAATTTGCTGGTGAACCACAACCCAAAAGCCCCCTGATGTCCTTTCGTCCGTAAATTTACGAATGATGGATTATCAGGGGGCTTTTCATTATGGCGACTCATCCTAGGGGATATCCACGAGCACAAATTCCGCGTCACCTTCACTGCTGGTACCTTTGATATGAAGGTCGCAGTTGTTGCGGATACGCGCCGCGTCTCCCGGTTCGAGTTGGAATGTTCCATCATTGCAGCCGATTTCAAGGTTGCCGGTAATGAGGAACAAATAAGTCCTTCTTTCGTCTTTTTGCTCAAAAACGATTTCCTTCCCTGTTTCCAGGATGGGAATATAGAGGGATATATCCGATTGAATTTGCAGTCGCTCTTCTGCACTTTGCTCATTCATTTTGCCGGTCACGGCAGGTTCAAGCTTGTTAAGCCGTTCCTCTCTGGAGAACGAACGGGATTTCCATGTCGGCTCCATTCCTGGCTCCGTTGGTAAAAACCACATTTGCATAAAGCGCACCGGCTGATCCTCAGAGGGGTTCGTCTCCGAGTGGTTAATTCCCGTACCCGCACTCATCACTTGCACGGTACCTGCAGGAAGACGGGTAACGTTGCCCAAGTCGTCATTATGCTCAAGTGTTCCTGAAATTACATAACTGATAATCTCCAAATCATGATGAGGATGTTTCTTAAAGCCTTGTTTCGGACTTAACTGGTTATCATTATGTGCGAGCAGACAGCCAAAATGCGCATTGCTTGGATCATCATAGTCTGCAAAAGAAAAGCTGAATTCGCTATGGATCCACTCTTTCTCCGAGGTATGACGTTCCGCTGAAGTCACTACTTTAATCATTTTGCATCCACCTCCATGAACAACTTTTTTTGGTAAGCTTGATCTTGAATATGTAATTCTTACCCCCAACCTCAAAGCCTCAATCATTTTTACAATCTGAAAACAAACCAAAAAGTCTCCCTTGTTAAACAGAGGAGACTGAATCTCTACCATATATGGGCCGGTATTAAAACCGAATAATCTGTAAGTATAGATTTACCAACAGCAGGAATATCGCGAAGCTTTAAGATTACAGTGATTGCAGTTGGAACACGGTTTCGGCGCAACCGACATGTTTGCCGGCATCATTGTATATGTCATGTGTAAAGGATTGTTTCATTTGTTCAATCAGCGGTCTGTTGCTGTAGCCGATTTGTACCAAAATGGATTCCACAATCCAGCCCCACTCTTCTTCGGAGCCATCCAATACCTTAAAGGCAATGCCAAGGCGCTCCTTTTTGAGACCAAAGCAGTACACACCCTTGAACCCGCCCTTGGCCACAATATTCGGATCCTGCAAAATTAGGGAATCCACGCGGCCGCTGCCTCCGACCATTTCCGGGTACCGATTCATGGCTTGGGTTATGGTCTTGACGGCTTCCCTTGTGGGTTTATCAGCAATCAGATCCGGACAGGCCAGTTTGGCATACGCTGCAGCCATCGCAGATAGCGGCAGTGCAAAGACCGGAAATCCGCATCCATCTGTGCCAAGTCTGATCTGCTGCGGCTCAATGCCGCACATCATCGATATGGTTTCAATAATCTCCTGCTGCACCGGATGCTCCGGTTCTGCATATCCTTCAAGCGGGTAACCCTTCATTTTACAGTAGGCGAGCACCCCCAGATGTTTGCCTGAACAATTATGGTACAACCGCCGCTTGCTGCCGTTATGACGTAGAACATCCTCTTTGCTTTCCTCATTCAGGGGAAAACTCGGCGCACAAATCAATTCCATTTCCGTGAGGCCTGTCTTTTTCATGATGCTCTCAAGTACTTCCACATGGTCTGGTTGTGCCAGATGTGAAGCTGTCATGATTGCAATTTCTTTCTCGCTGAGTCCGTAATGGGATACAATGCCTCCACGGATTGCACTGATCGCCTGAAGCGGCTTGGCAGCCGAACGGGTAAATGTTACAAAACCCGGATCGCCTGCGGCTGCCGTGATCTCACCTTGATCATTGACTATGCATATATGTCCATAATGCGCGCATTCCATGATGCCCGCGCGATATTCTTTGACTAGTACCGATTCCATTAACCCATCTCTCCTTTAGCTTATCGCTTATCCATCATACAACTTATTTTAAAGAGTATAAAGACTGCCTTATGGAAGAAAAAGTGAATTGTCAGCCTTTAATTCTATAACGATTCACTTTTGTAAAGCTTCTAAATGATTCATTTTTTCAAGTAAACAAGCAACAGAGTCTACTATCCTATAATTATCACCCATTTACTCCCATTATCGTCAATATTGTTTCATGCGATTCTCTCCCGTTTATATACGAAGTAAGCAAGACGAACAAGAGACTTCATCTTCAACCTAATAAGAAAGGGAGGTGATCGTCATGTGGGCAATTATCATCACAATCGTCATGGCCATCATCATTGGTATTATCGGTGACGCGTTGGTGGGACATGAAATGCCGGGTGGCATTCTAGGTGCCATGGTCGCAGGTTTTGTAGGTGCTTGGGTAGGTGCTTGGCTATTTGGAGACTGGGGCCCTCATCTCGGAAACTTCGCTGTCATACCCGCTATTCTCGGGACTGCAATTTTCGTATTCCTTCTTGGGCTCATCAGCAAATTGTTTACACGTTCAACCTAATTATAAATATTAACTAAGAACAAGGAGTGATTTCAGATGAATAAAGCAGAAACTGAATATCCAGTACAAAGTGGCAGCACGTTCTTTAAAGGAGCACTCATCGGTGGATTAATCGGGGCAGCAGCAGCATTATTGTTTGCTCCAAAGCCTGGCCGCGAGCTCCGTGGCGATTTATCCGAGAAAATCAGCACCATGACGGATAAGTCCAAAGAAGTCGCTTCCGTCGTTGGTGAAAAAGCCACTGATCTGGCCAAAACGGTATCTTCCAAAACTACAGAGCTGGCCAAATCGGTAAGCGAAGGTAAAAACAACATTATGGAAAGCGTCAAGCAGGCTTCTGCTGACGTGTCGGATGATGCGAAGGATGCTTCCAAGGATATCAAAGATGCTTCGGAAGACGCCTCCCGAGACGTCCGCAAGGAAATGAATAAGACATCTTATTAAATTGGATGAACTAAAGGGACACTGGCAAGTCAATCTTTAGTTCAACGATACCGATGGACTATTCACAAAAGCAGCCAGCTGACCAAGCTGGCTGCTTTTGTGTCAAGACTACTACAATCGGCCGCTGTTATTGCCGAAGAAAGCAGGGATGAACCGTGAGCAAAGCGAATCCGTACAATGTGGATGAACATCCATTTGAGCTAAGACACGAGGTTAAGAGGCTTAACAAACGCCTGGATCAGATCGCAGACTCGCTGGAAAAGTCACAAGTTAAGGATATCATTGAGAATTACTCTAACCCGAAAAAAAGAATCATCTCCAACTTCACGTCAGGATTGGCACGCGGTCTCGGCTTATCCCTGGGTACATTCGTCGTTCTGGGTCTTCTCGGTTATATTCTTAGCTTGTTTGTCAGTATGCCGGTCATTGGTGATTACATAGCCAGACTCCAGCATTACATTGATGCCTATAAGTAATAAGCCCAATGTAATTGTACATTCTTATATCAAAAAAGCCTGAAAGACTCTGAAATCTCAGATTCCCTCAGGCTTTTTATTATGAAAAGATCCTCTTCAGATCTTTGAATTTTTGGTCTTCACACTGAGCAGATCGCCAGTCCAGCCCTTCCGGTGCATCCACCAATACATCCCGCCGCTAAACAGGAATGTCGCGAGCATGACAC is part of the Paenibacillus sp. J23TS9 genome and encodes:
- a CDS encoding DUF1128 domain-containing protein encodes the protein MDLSQKNAENIEYMIEQIKTKLRMASGAAMNASAFSIDQYEDIRDVYELVMNKSNLSISEVEALVSELGRLRSK
- a CDS encoding DUF5665 domain-containing protein, with translation MSKANPYNVDEHPFELRHEVKRLNKRLDQIADSLEKSQVKDIIENYSNPKKRIISNFTSGLARGLGLSLGTFVVLGLLGYILSLFVSMPVIGDYIARLQHYIDAYK
- a CDS encoding asparaginase, whose protein sequence is MESVLVKEYRAGIMECAHYGHICIVNDQGEITAAAGDPGFVTFTRSAAKPLQAISAIRGGIVSHYGLSEKEIAIMTASHLAQPDHVEVLESIMKKTGLTEMELICAPSFPLNEESKEDVLRHNGSKRRLYHNCSGKHLGVLAYCKMKGYPLEGYAEPEHPVQQEIIETISMMCGIEPQQIRLGTDGCGFPVFALPLSAMAAAYAKLACPDLIADKPTREAVKTITQAMNRYPEMVGGSGRVDSLILQDPNIVAKGGFKGVYCFGLKKERLGIAFKVLDGSEEEWGWIVESILVQIGYSNRPLIEQMKQSFTHDIYNDAGKHVGCAETVFQLQSL
- a CDS encoding GlsB/YeaQ/YmgE family stress response membrane protein is translated as MWAIIITIVMAIIIGIIGDALVGHEMPGGILGAMVAGFVGAWVGAWLFGDWGPHLGNFAVIPAILGTAIFVFLLGLISKLFTRST
- the yyaC gene encoding spore protease YyaC is translated as MSIQDPHLIRGKGGSCKRIHADGLRDFFVEIRSRYELDQITFLCIGTDRSTGDALGPLTGSELRAYGFPHVVGTLSSPCDASSLEACIAAIPENHIVIAVDACLGQSQSVGSFLVSDEPLFPAQSVGYALPAVGHYSVAAVVNVKGPKPYATLQMTSLFHVMTMAGQIASSAADAFGIHSQVQGLRFNGRPLD
- a CDS encoding YtxH domain-containing protein codes for the protein MNKAETEYPVQSGSTFFKGALIGGLIGAAAALLFAPKPGRELRGDLSEKISTMTDKSKEVASVVGEKATDLAKTVSSKTTELAKSVSEGKNNIMESVKQASADVSDDAKDASKDIKDASEDASRDVRKEMNKTSY
- a CDS encoding pirin family protein: MIKVVTSAERHTSEKEWIHSEFSFSFADYDDPSNAHFGCLLAHNDNQLSPKQGFKKHPHHDLEIISYVISGTLEHNDDLGNVTRLPAGTVQVMSAGTGINHSETNPSEDQPVRFMQMWFLPTEPGMEPTWKSRSFSREERLNKLEPAVTGKMNEQSAEERLQIQSDISLYIPILETGKEIVFEQKDERRTYLFLITGNLEIGCNDGTFQLEPGDAARIRNNCDLHIKGTSSEGDAEFVLVDIP